The genomic stretch CTCGCCCCAGATCTTCTCGTTCTGAAGCTGTGCCGGAATGCATTGACAACCTGCTGGCCTCTATGGCCTGCAAGGCTGCCATAAAATCAGGAAACCGACTGCACCGGGAAGAGATGCTCGGCCTTCTCCGGCAGATGGAACAGAGCGAGTTTTTTTCTCACTGTCCCCACGGTCGACCGGTTCTGAAAAGCTTTTCCCGGCTTGATGTGGAAAAGTGGTTCAGAAGGAGCTGAAAAGCAAGGAGCGGGGACCAATGATATGCAAGAGGAGGCGGACATGATGGATCAGGACCAGTTGAACAGTCTGATTATTGCTGAGTTGCCGATAGCTCTTTTTGTCGTGGATGGGGAATATAAAATCATTGAGTTTAATCTTGCTGCTGAGAGAGTCACCGGGATGAAACGACAGGAGGTCCTTGGATGCTCCTGTTCAGAGGTGCTCTCCTCTAATCTCTGCGAACATTATTGTCCGCTCCAGGAAAGCAGGGCAACCGGTGACCCTTGTCTCGACAGAGAGGCAATTATCCAGACTTGTAACGGTGATAAAATCCCTATTATTCTCTCCGGACGTGCAATAAGAGAGGACAGCGGGGAACTACTCTGCTGCATAGAAATATTTCGGGATGCGACCGACACCAAGGAGCTTGCAGACCATAAACGTAATCTGATATCTCTCTTCACCCATGATCTCAAAGCGCCTGTGATGATTACGGGCGGTTTTGTCAATCGTCTCCTGGAAGGCAAGGCCGGGCCGCTGAATGAAAAACAGACCAGTTATCTTCGAATTATGCAAAAGGAACTGAAGCGTCAGGAAGAATATATTCAGTCCTTCCTGGATTCTTCGAAGATTGAATCCGGTCGGATAGAGCTGGAGCTCCAGCCTTGTGAGCTTGGGAGTCTGTTGGAGGATATCGTCACCGGATTCAAGGTGCAGGCAGCCTTGAAGCGGATTGACATTGAGCTGGATATTCCGCAGGAGCTGGCGCAAACCCTTCTTGATAAATTGCATTTCGGTCGGGTGATTTCCAACCTGTTGGATAACGCGATTAAATACTCGCAAAGCGATACCTTGGTGCAGGTGCGAGTTTGTCAGACCGAGAAGCAGTTCATCTTTGAAGTCAGGGACCAGGGGCCGGGTATTTCCCTACAGAATCAGATTCATATCTTTGAGCATTATTTTCGTCCTGCTCAACATTGCTGTGAGCAGGCAAAAGGAAGCGGGTTGGGGCTGGCAGCGGTTAAGGCCATTGTTGAGGCCCATTCGGGTTCTGTCTGGCTGCGCAGCCTTCCCGGTGAGGGATGTACCTTTTTTGTTTCTCTGCCGAAATGACCGTTCCTCGTTCCGACAGCGATTCTGATTTGGATAAGAATTTTTTACAAGGAAACAGCGCATGATGGGTGGGACAGGATACATCCTTGCAGGACGTTTTGTCGACGGTAGCGGTGCCAAGGTACGCCGGAATATTCTGCTGGAGGTCAAAGGCGGCATTATCATCGCTCTTCAGCCTGCAACAGCTCTCCCTGCTGATGCCGCAGTCGACGATCTCTCGCATTGTACAGTTGTGCCAGCTCTGCTTGATTGTAGTGTTTCTCTGTTGCAATCCCCCTCTGTGAACGGAGGCAAGGCATCTTTAGCATCTTCAGAAGGAGATGAGGTTTCGGAGCAGGAGGATATACAAGAGGATATGCTGGAACGGCATATTCGCTACTGCTTTGCCCACGGCATCCTGGGGTTGGTTGCCAACGATGAGCATCAGCTTTTGCAAAAGTATCGAAGAAAGCGTGGGCAATCATACGGAATTGATATCCGAACAGCCCATGATGGGGTAGATGCTGATTTTCTCAGGCTGATCTCTTCACCCGATATTGAAGAGGAGGCTGGGGGCTCTCTCCAGCTGAATCATCAAAATCTCTGCCGCATTCTTCAGGCCCGAGGAGAAAAAAAGGCGGTTGTGGTGGTCAATGGTCCTCAGCAGGTGGCCGAGGCATTAGAGGCAGGCTGCGATGCCATTGAACAGGGCTATGGCATGGGCGAGGCTAACCTGAGGG from Candidatus Electrothrix communis encodes the following:
- a CDS encoding PAS domain-containing sensor histidine kinase; the encoded protein is MMDQDQLNSLIIAELPIALFVVDGEYKIIEFNLAAERVTGMKRQEVLGCSCSEVLSSNLCEHYCPLQESRATGDPCLDREAIIQTCNGDKIPIILSGRAIREDSGELLCCIEIFRDATDTKELADHKRNLISLFTHDLKAPVMITGGFVNRLLEGKAGPLNEKQTSYLRIMQKELKRQEEYIQSFLDSSKIESGRIELELQPCELGSLLEDIVTGFKVQAALKRIDIELDIPQELAQTLLDKLHFGRVISNLLDNAIKYSQSDTLVQVRVCQTEKQFIFEVRDQGPGISLQNQIHIFEHYFRPAQHCCEQAKGSGLGLAAVKAIVEAHSGSVWLRSLPGEGCTFFVSLPK
- a CDS encoding amidohydrolase family protein — protein: MMGGTGYILAGRFVDGSGAKVRRNILLEVKGGIIIALQPATALPADAAVDDLSHCTVVPALLDCSVSLLQSPSVNGGKASLASSEGDEVSEQEDIQEDMLERHIRYCFAHGILGLVANDEHQLLQKYRRKRGQSYGIDIRTAHDGVDADFLRLISSPDIEEEAGGSLQLNHQNLCRILQARGEKKAVVVVNGPQQVAEALEAGCDAIEQGYGMGEANLREMAEKGILWIPSAVRAKNALDASSSGGSICCRFSTRYVAPGEPVPGAEAFWKKVLAEQLAQLSLAHELGVKTAVGTGAGSVGILHGESVVDEIKLFIKAGYSLEEGIRCASKNGAEFFGIEHGQLAVGQRATFLLTRGTAGQLPRKLSYLEGVYVDGLPSRDYRK